Proteins encoded within one genomic window of Brassica rapa cultivar Chiifu-401-42 chromosome A09, CAAS_Brap_v3.01, whole genome shotgun sequence:
- the LOC103838207 gene encoding uncharacterized protein LOC103838207: MQYYETRAKEYYDVAQGQSRQSYGQNHQGYGQSQSRPVYGHSPTLNYRSHGGFLDGLFKGKNGQKGQNGLGSFIGKHKNQDTNKDHEHGKLLGQHEKKTQETNKGVNGLGMFINCGEKKLKKQNEHKKKKKNKDGHASGNESGSSSGSDSD; this comes from the coding sequence ATGCAGTACTACGAAACCCGTGCGAAAGAATACTACGATGTGGCTCAAGGTCAGAGCCGCCAGAGCTATGGCCAGAACCACCAGGGATATGGACAGAGCCAAAGTCGCCCAGTATATGGGCATAGTCCGACTCTGAACTACCGTAGCCACGGTGGGTTTCTTGATGGGTTATTCAAGGGTAAAAATGGTCAAAAGGGTCAGAACGGCTTAGGGTCGTTTATAGGGAAACACAAGAACCAAGATACTAACAAGGACCATGAACATGGGAAGCTCTTAGGACAGCACGAGAAGAAAACTCAAGAGACAAACAAAGGTGTTAATGGCCTAGGAATGTTTATAAACTGTGGAGAGAAAAAACTTAAGAAGCAAAATgagcacaagaagaagaagaagaacaaggaTGGGCATGCCAGTGGCAATGAGAGTGGAAGCAGCAGCGGTAGCGACAGCGACTAA